One Roseburia rectibacter DNA window includes the following coding sequences:
- a CDS encoding GerMN domain-containing protein — protein sequence MKRTSVTRKMALILAAIVLMTASGCGRRENADKEDNNITIYKSNENADGFDTETVSLDALTPENIMAALIDAGVVPSDVKVLDFKQEEDTITLDLSKTFEEYVNQMGTAGEYATVGSVVNTYLDAYDAKAVSLLVEGGTWSTGHAEYETLQGRYTYDAQE from the coding sequence ATGAAACGAACAAGTGTAACACGGAAAATGGCATTGATTTTAGCAGCGATAGTTCTTATGACAGCATCAGGCTGTGGCAGGCGGGAAAATGCTGATAAAGAAGACAATAATATTACCATATATAAAAGCAATGAAAATGCAGATGGTTTTGACACAGAAACGGTATCGCTCGATGCGCTTACGCCTGAAAATATCATGGCTGCGCTGATCGATGCCGGTGTGGTTCCGTCGGATGTGAAAGTGCTTGATTTTAAACAGGAAGAGGATACCATAACGCTTGATCTGTCGAAAACATTTGAGGAATATGTAAATCAGATGGGAACGGCAGGAGAGTACGCGACAGTTGGAAGCGTAGTCAATACTTATCTGGACGCCTATGATGCCAAGGCAGTGTCTCTTCTGGTGGAAGGAGGAACCTGGAGCACCGGGCATGCAGAGTATGAGACTCTGCAGGGGAGGTATACATACGATGCGCAGGAGTAA
- a CDS encoding SulP family inorganic anion transporter — MNELRPKLFDVMKGYTKEQLIKDILSGIIVAIIALPLSIALAIASGVGPVQGLYTAIVAGFFISFFGGSRVQIGGPTAAFVVIIYGIVTTYGTDGLIVATIMAGIILCIMGLCHFGSLIKYIPYTITTGFTCGIAVTLFVGQIKDFLGLDMGAVPSEFIEKLGAYAANITTINPVTVAIGAVALVILILWPKVTDKLPGSLIAIIVTTAIVYFAKLPVNTIGSVYGELSSEFPSFHMPAFSYKLVQELISPAFTIAILAGIESLLSAVVSDGMIGDTHKSNAELIGQGLGNIFSGLFGGIPATGAIARTAANVRNGGRTPIAGITHCITLSIILVVLMPLASLIPMTTLAAVLLVVAWNMADWTSFFHLCKTAPKSDMIVLVATFFLTVFFDLVVAIEVGVVLAALLFMKRMAETADVTAWKYADEPDVTPGEAEKMRDIPHSIRVFEISGPLFFAAADEILTITSDKSTKVIVIRMRSVPAIDASAMRSLRDLAARAKKKHITLIFSHVNEQPMSVMKKDHFIELIGEEHFLPNIVEALDYAENMVADSGHKAAK, encoded by the coding sequence ATGAACGAACTAAGACCAAAACTATTTGACGTAATGAAGGGATACACAAAAGAGCAGCTCATCAAAGATATCCTTTCCGGTATCATTGTGGCGATCATTGCTCTTCCACTTTCTATCGCACTTGCGATCGCTTCCGGTGTCGGTCCGGTACAGGGACTCTACACTGCGATCGTTGCCGGATTTTTTATTTCCTTTTTCGGAGGAAGCCGTGTACAGATTGGCGGACCAACTGCCGCATTTGTTGTTATCATCTATGGCATCGTGACCACTTACGGTACAGACGGACTGATTGTCGCAACAATCATGGCAGGTATCATTTTATGTATTATGGGTCTCTGCCATTTTGGTTCCCTGATTAAATATATTCCTTATACGATCACGACAGGTTTTACCTGTGGTATCGCAGTCACCCTGTTTGTCGGACAGATCAAAGATTTTCTTGGACTTGATATGGGTGCTGTTCCTTCTGAATTTATTGAAAAACTTGGCGCCTATGCTGCAAATATCACAACCATCAATCCGGTTACCGTCGCAATCGGTGCCGTTGCACTTGTGATTTTAATTCTGTGGCCGAAAGTAACTGACAAACTGCCGGGATCCCTGATCGCAATTATCGTGACAACTGCCATCGTTTATTTTGCTAAACTGCCGGTCAACACGATCGGAAGTGTTTACGGAGAACTTTCCTCCGAATTTCCGTCTTTCCACATGCCGGCATTCAGCTATAAACTGGTACAGGAACTGATCTCCCCGGCATTTACGATCGCGATTTTAGCCGGTATTGAATCCCTGCTTTCCGCAGTCGTATCTGATGGTATGATCGGTGACACCCACAAGTCAAATGCCGAACTGATCGGTCAGGGACTTGGAAATATTTTTTCCGGCCTGTTTGGCGGAATCCCTGCTACCGGAGCGATTGCCCGTACTGCTGCAAACGTAAGAAACGGCGGACGTACCCCGATCGCAGGTATCACACACTGTATCACTTTAAGCATTATTTTAGTTGTTTTAATGCCGCTTGCTTCCCTAATTCCTATGACAACATTAGCCGCAGTGCTTTTAGTCGTTGCATGGAACATGGCAGACTGGACTTCCTTTTTCCATCTGTGCAAAACTGCTCCAAAGAGTGATATGATCGTACTTGTTGCAACATTTTTCCTGACTGTATTTTTTGACCTTGTCGTTGCCATCGAAGTCGGTGTCGTACTTGCCGCACTTTTATTTATGAAACGTATGGCAGAAACTGCCGATGTCACTGCCTGGAAATATGCAGATGAGCCGGATGTGACCCCTGGCGAAGCCGAGAAAATGCGCGACATTCCACACTCAATCCGTGTATTTGAGATCAGTGGACCGCTGTTTTTCGCCGCAGCCGATGAAATTCTTACAATTACCAGTGACAAGTCAACCAAAGTCATCGTTATCCGTATGCGAAGTGTTCCGGCAATCGATGCGAGTGCAATGCGTTCCCTGCGTGACCTTGCTGCCCGTGCGAAGAAAAAACATATCACTTTGATCTTCTCACATGTCAACGAACAGCCGATGTCCGTTATGAAAAAAGATCACTTTATCGAGCTGATCGGGGAAGAACATTTCCTTCCGAATATTGTGGAAGCTCTCGATTATGCGGAAAATATGGTCGCAGATTCCGGTCATAAGGCTGCGAAATAA
- a CDS encoding MGMT family protein has product MEQKNSYEKIYDIVKQIPRGTVATYGQVAALAGNKRWARVVGYALHVNPDPEGIPCYRVVNREGRVSEAFAFGGENRQIGLLEADGIEVKDGCVDLSKYQWRKEIF; this is encoded by the coding sequence ATGGAACAGAAAAATTCCTACGAAAAAATATATGACATTGTAAAACAGATTCCACGCGGTACGGTTGCAACCTATGGACAGGTGGCAGCGCTTGCGGGCAACAAAAGGTGGGCCAGGGTGGTCGGCTATGCGCTGCATGTAAATCCGGATCCGGAGGGAATCCCGTGTTACCGGGTAGTAAACCGTGAGGGGAGAGTTTCGGAGGCCTTTGCATTTGGTGGCGAAAACAGGCAGATCGGACTTTTGGAAGCGGATGGCATAGAGGTAAAAGACGGATGTGTTGATCTCTCAAAATATCAGTGGCGCAAAGAGATATTTTAA